The Halorarum halophilum genome contains the following window.
CCTCGTAGTACTCCTCGCCGCGCTGGACCGAGCGAACGATCCGCTGGCCGGTCTCGGGGTGGCGAAGCCCCTCGAGTTCCTCGATGAGTTCGTCCCGGAGGTCCTCGTAGCGCGGGTCGTCCTCGGGGACGTTGAGGTAGATCGGCCCCTGGTTGCTCGCGACCGCGGTCGTCGCGTCCCAGTCGACGACCGAGAGCACGCGGTCGCGCTTGACGCCCTCCTCCCACGGGACCATGCGCTGGACCCGCTCGGGGACGACCTCGCTCAGCGTCTCGACCATGCCGAGTCGCTTGGCGACCGAGAGCGCGCGCTCCTTCGTGATGCCGAGCGACTGGAGCGCGGAGTCGACGCCCGCGTCGACCGTCAGGTACCCCCGCTCGGCGAGCCAGGCGTTGATGTAGAACACGGTCTCCACCTCGCAGGTGCCGTGGTCGGACATGACGAGGATGTCGTGGTCCTCCTCGTCGTCGAGGAACCGGCCGATGTGCTCGTCGATGCGCTGCCACGCGCGGTAGACGGGCTCCTCGTCCCAGAAGTAGTGCTGGAGCGCCATGCTGTAGAACACCGTGAGGTGGAGGAAGTCGGGCTCCTCCCGCTCCAGCAGCTTCCGTGCGGCCTCGAACCGGAGGTCCACGAGGTCGAGCACCGCCTCGACCTCCGCCTCGCCGGTCTCGGTCGGGGAGATCATCGGCGACGGGTGGACCCGGTAGTCCAGTTCCTCGCGCAGGAACTCCTCCACGTCGGGCGGCGTGGCGAAGTCGGTGTCCAGCGAGCGGTACGTCCCCTCGGAGGCGTCCGGCCCGCCGGCGACGACGAAGCCGTCGATGTCCTTCGGCGGGTACGTCGAGGGCTTGTTGATGACCCCCGCGCTCATCCCGTCCGCGTTGAGGTAGTCCCACAGCTCGCCGCTCTTGAAGTCGGTCGCGTCGTGGAACACGTGCTCCCTGTTCTCGGTGTCGATGCGGTCGAACCGGAAGACGTCGAGCTTGCCGGGGTTCTTCCCCGTCGCGTAGCACTTCCAGTTCGGAACCGTCAGCGGCGGCAGGCAGCTCTCGGAGACGCCCCCGATGCCGTCGTCGATCAGCCGCTGGAGGTTCGGCAGGTCCCCCCCGTCGAGCCAATCGCCGATGAGGTCCCAGTTCGCTCCGTCGAGTCCGATGGTGATTGTCGTCATGAGTTGGTAGTCACGTCGTGGTGGTCCGAACCGCGTTGAGCCCCCGTTTCACGAGGTTGACCGCGGTGTCCTTCGTGCGCTCAGCGACGAGTTCGGGGTAGGAGTCCGCCCACCGGTTCGGGTGTGCCAGCACGCAGGCCCGCGAGACCTCCCGGTCCGCGAGCAGCGCCGCCAGCTCCGCGGTCGTGTCGGCGGCGACGGTCTTCTCCCCCTCGCCCATCGTGTGGTCCTTGATCTTCAGCGGGCCGTCCCGCCAGGTCCGGCTCGTGTCCGAGAAGTACGTCACGTCCTCGAAGTCCATCGACAGGTACGCCTCGCCGAGCAGGTCGTACTCGTCGAACCCGGGCGCGCCCTCGGCGGCGAACATGTCCCGGTTGTCGTGGGGCGACAGCGGGTTGCCGTGCATGCACACCGTGTCGATGTCGCAGACGTGCCGGAACCAACGGAGCGAGTCCTCGAACAGCTCGTGGGCGCGTTCGAGGTCCCCGCCGGCCTTGACGTAGTCCTCGTAGTGGTAGCCGACCTCGTGGCCGAGGTGCTCGACCTCCCGCGCCATCGTCGGCTCGAACGTCGAGGTCCGGAAGTAGTACGTGCTCTCGACGCCGCGCTCGGCCTCGAGCCGGGCCATCTTGAGTGAGTTCTCGGCCTTCCGGTCCACGTCGTGTCTGAGCACGACGAACCGCTCGGGCAGTTCCTCGGCCGAGAGGTAGTCCCGGACGGTGACGAACTCGTAGCCGGCGTCCGCGCACGCGTCGAGCAGGCCGGCGTAGTCCGCGAAGGTGAAGCCGTCCGTCATTCCCAGCCCCGCCCCACGGTGTAGAGCCGGTGGTCTGCGCCCCCGAGGTCGACGACGTCCCGGCCGTCGACGACGACCAGCCCGTCGTCGAACGCGGGCCAGTCGACCGCGTCGAACTCGGGGTGGTCGGTGACGAGCGCGACGGCGTCGACGTCCCGGTCGTAGATCTCCTCGAGCGGGACGTCGTCGGCGTCGAACCCCTCGGCGTCGACGAGCGGGTCCGCGGCGAGCACCTCCGCGCCGTGGTCGGAGAGCGCCGAGCACACCCCGAGCGCGGGGCTGGCGCGGGTCTCCTTCACGCCGGCGCGGTAGGTGAGCCCCAGGACGAGCACGCGCGCGTCGTCCAGGGCCGTCCCGTCGGCCTGGAGCCCCTCGGCCACCTTCGCGGCGACGAAGTCCGGCATGGCGTCGTTCACCCCGCGCGCCGTCTCCAGCAGCGGCGCCGCGGTCTCCAGCCAGTTGATGAGGAAGTACGGGTAGTACGGGATGCAGTGACCGCCCACGCCCGGACCGGGGGTGTGGATGTCGCAGAACGGCTGGGTGTTGGCGGTCGCGATCGCCTCGCGGGTGTCGATGTCGAGCTCGTCGGTGAACCGCGCGGCCTCGTTGGCGAGCGCGATGTTCACGTCGCGGTACAGCCCCTCGAACACCTTCACCGCCTCAGCGGTCGTCGCGTCCGACACCGGGAGCACCTCGTTGTCCACGAGCTCCTCGTAGATCGTCCGCGCACACCGGGTGCTCTCGGCGTCGACGCCGCCGACGACCTTCGGGTGCGCCCCGCGCACGTCCCGGAGCGCGCGCCCGCTGGAGGTCCGCTCGGGACAGAACGCCAGCCCGAACTCGCCGCGCCGGAGGCCGCTCTCACGCTCCAGCAGCGGGAGCACGACGTCGCGGCACGTTCCCGGCGGCACGGTCGACTCGACGACGACGAGGTCGCCGGGGTAGAGGCCGCTCGCGACGCCCTCGACCGCCGCCTCCAGCGTGGAGAGGTCGGGTTCGTTCGCCTCGGTGACGAGCGTCGGCACGATGACGACGTGGACGCTCGCGTCCCGGGCGGCCGCGGCCGGGTCGGTCGTCGCCGTCAGCGCACCTGCCTCGGAGACCGCCGAGACCGCCTCGGGCAGGCCCGGCTCGCGCTCGACGTGGCACTCGCCGGCCTCGACGGCCGCGACCACGTCGGGGTCGACGTCGACGCCGGTGACGTTCCCGCACGTCTCGGCGTACACGGTCGCGAGCGGGAGGCCCATCTTGCCGAGGCCGTACACCGCGACCGGCACCTCGCCGTTCACGAACGCGGCGCGCCGGGCGTCGTCGTCGAGGTCCGTGCCGTACAGCGACCGGACCTCGGACCTCGTCGTCACGACGCCACCTCCTTCTCCCGCTCCTCCCGCCGTCGGCCGGCGGCGATGTCGTCGATGCGGCGGGCGACCTCGACCGCCCGGAGGCCGTCCTCGGCGGTGACGACCGGCTCGGACCCGTTCCGCACCGCGGCGGCGAACGACTCCAGTTCGGCCTTCAGCGGTTCGCCGTTCTCGACGGTGGGCCGCTCGACGACGCTCTCGACGCGCTCGCGCACCGTGCCGTCGTTCTCGACGTACGCCGGCGCGGTGTGGCGGTGGATCTCCACCGACTGGTTCATGTAGTCCACGCAGACCCGGCACTCGCGGGCGGTGATGCCGAGCTTTCGCACCTTCCGCTGGGTGACGCGGCTCGCCGTCAGGTTCGCGATGACGCCGTCCTCGAACCGGCAGGTCGCGGTGGCGTAGCGGTTGCCGTCCACGCCCGCCGCGTCCACGGAGACGGGGGCGTCGTCGAGCAGCGAGCACACGATGTCGATGTCGTGGATCATCAGGTCGAACACGGCCGAGTCGGCCACCTCGCGCTGGCGCGGCGGTCCGAGCCGCTGGGCGTCGACCGCGAGCACGTCGATGTTCGGGAGCACGTCGGCCAGCGCCCGCACGGCGGGGTTGAACCGCTCGATGTGGCCGACCTGGAGCACAAGCCCCTCGTCGCGGGCGCGCTCCGCGAGTTCGCGTCCCCGCTGGAGGTCGTCGACGTACGGTTTCTCGACCAGCGCGTGCGTGCCCGCGTCGATCGCGCGTTCGAGCATCGCGGGGTGGGCGGCCGTCGGCACCGCGACGGAGACGAGGTCGGCGTCCTCGAGGAGGTCGCCGGCGTCGCGGGCGACCGAGCCGTAGTCGTCGGCGACTCCCCGGGCGGCCTGCGTGTCGAGGTCGGCGACGCCGACCAGGTCCACGTCCGGGAGTTCGCTGTACACCCGGGCGTGGTTGCGTCCCATACTGCCGACGCCGATGACGCCGGCGGCCAGCGGGTCGCTCATGCGTTCCCGCGGCCGGTGTCGGCCGTCGGTTCCGGGGCGTCCCCGTTCGCGTACGATTCGACCGCCTCGCAGATCGTCCGGAGGTCGTCGGTCGAGAGCTCCGGGTGGACGGGCAGCGAGAGCACCTGGTCGGCCGCGCGTTCCGCGACCGGGCAGTCGGCGTCGACGTCGGCGTACGCAGGCTGCTGGTGGATGGGCGTCGGGTAGTAGATCCCCGTGCCGACGCCGGCGTCCGAGAGGTGGTCGCGGAGGCCGTCGCGGTCGTCGTAGCGGATCGTGTACTGGTGGTAGACGTGGCGCGTCCTCGACGGCTCGTTGGGGGTGATGACGCCCGCGTCGGCCAGCCGCTTCGAGAGGTAGGCGGCGTGCCCGCGCCGGGCGATGGTGTAGTCGACCAGCTTCGGGAGCTGCGCGCGGCCGATAGCCGCACACAGGCTCGTCATCCGGAAGTTGTGCCCCACCTCGGCGTGCTCGTACCCCGAGGTGCGACCGTGGTCCGCGAACCGGGCGACCCTCTCGGCAACGTCGGCGCGGTCCGTCGTCACCATCCCGCCCTCCCCCGTGGTCATGTTCTTCGTCGGGTAGAACGAGAAGCAGGCCGCGTCGCCGAACGATCCGACGCGCCGTCGGTCGTACTCGGCGCCGTGCGCCTGCGCGGCGTCCTCGACGAGCGCGAGGTCGTGCTCGTCGGCGATCTCCCGGAGGCGATCCAGCTCCGCGGGGAGCCCGTAGAGGTGGACCGCGAGGATGGCGGCGACGTCGTCGCGCTCGCGGACGACCCGCTCGACCTCGCGCGGGTCGAGCGTGAACGTCGCGGGGTCGATGTCCGCGAACACGGGCTCGGCGCCCGCGTGGCGGACGGCGTTCGCGCTCGCGACGAACGAGAACGGCGTCGTGACGACCGCGTCGCCCTCGCCGATCCCGAGCGCCTCGAAGGCGGCGTGGAGCGCCGTCGTCCCGTTCGTGGTGGCGACGCCGTGGCCCGCGCCGCAGAAGTCGGCGAACTCGTCCTCGAAGCGGCGGACCTCCTCCCCGTCGGCCAGCTGTCCGCTGTCGAGCACGCGCTGGACGCCCTCGCGTTCCTCCTCCCCGATCCGCGGGTCCGCGATGGGGATCATCGGACTGTGTTCCCTCCCTGGAGCCGCTCGGGGAGCGGTTGGTGCTCGGCCGGGGAGCCGACCGCGAGGGTGTCGGCGGGCACGTCCTCCGTGACGACGGCGCCGGCGGCGACGAACGCGCGCTCGCCGATGGTGACGCCGGGGAGCACCGTCGCGTTCGCGCCGACGGTCGCGTCGTCCTCGAGGGTCGGCCCCTCAAGTTCGACCTCCTCCCGCAGCGGGTAGTCGTCGTTCGTGAGCACCGCGCCCGGACCGACGAACACGCGGTCACCCACGGTGGTGTTCGTCGGGAGGTACGCGCCGGTCTGGATGCTCACCTCGTCGCCGACGGTCGAGCCGCCGTCGATCACCGCGCGCGTGCCCACGAGCACGTCGTCGCCGATGACGGTGTCCTCGCGAACCAGCGCGTCGTGACCGGTGGTGAACCCTTCGCCGATGGTCACGTCGCCGTAGACGACGGTGCCGCGGCGGATGGTCGCCCCGCGCTCGATGGTCGGCATCGAGCCGTCGGGGTCGCCCAGCGTCACGTTCGGGTGTATCTCGGCGCCGTCGCCGATCGTCGCGTTCGTCACTGGACGCCTCCTGGCGAGTCCACCGCACGCGCTCGCGCGCGGCTTCTCCGGCCGGTGCGTCGGGTGTGTGAATGTGTCCGAGACATGGATACAAACTGCGCGGTCAGTTTCCCGGCAGTATCCGGTCTTGCCCGTCATCGAACCATTGTTATGAGCGGCTTTGGCGCGTTAATTACAGGCTGCCACTACCGCACCGACGTTCCCACTGCGACGCACGAACGGCGGGGCCGAGCCCCAGTCACGCGGTTCCTTTGCGCGCGACGTAGTACACCGTCGGGCCGAACAGCCGGGAGAGCGTTCCGGTCCGGCCGAGCGTCGTAAGCGGCTCGAAGCCGAACGAGCGGAGCTGCCGTCGCTGGGCCGGGGGTGTGATGTGGTACACCGGGTAGACGCCCCTGACGCCCTCGACCCGCTTGTACGGCGTCCCGATACGACCGTCCGCGAGGTTGCGCGCCCAGAACGCCGCCGTCTCCCGGAGTTCGGCCGGCGTTGGGGGGTAGACCAGCGCCAGTCGCCGGCTGTTGTGCGCGCTGAACACGAACAGCCCGTCGTCGGCGAGCACGCGGTTGATCTCGCCGAGCGCGGCGTACCGGCTCGACTCGGGGTACAGGTCGTCGAGGCCGTTGTACGAGAACAGGACGGTCCCGAACGCCCCGTCCCGGAAGGGGAGCTGCGTCGCGTCGGCCGTGAGACACGTCGCGTCGGTGGCCGCCTCGGCCGCCCGGACCATCGGGGCGCTGATGTCGACGCCGACCACGTCGTAGCCGCGCTCGGCGATCGCCGCGGTCGTCCGCCCGGCCCCGCACCCGAGGTCGAGTACGGGCGCGTCGGCGTCGAAGAACCCGCGTTCGAGCGCCTCGCGCTCCTGTTCGAACAGTCCGTCCTCCCGGAGCGAGACGTACCTGTCGACGACGCCGTCGCTCCCGTAGTGGGACACAGCCGGGACCTCCCCCTGTTCCCTCGTATGCATGGCTTCCCTGCTACCGCCGGATTTCGCTTAGTTACAGGCGGCGTACGCGGACACGGCGCTCGCCCGCCGTTCTCGCGTTCTTGCGGTCTCGGGACCCGTGAAGTCCGGGACGGGGTCGGGGTCGAGCGCGGTAAGCACCTGTTCGTCCCGGCCGACGACTCGCCGACGAGGTGCGCCGGTCAGCCGCACTCGCCGGTGGGGGACTGCGAGCCGCCCCCGCCGAGTTGCCGGACGGACACGTCGACCGTCTCGATGTCCGAGTCCCTGAAGCGGTACGGCTTGCTGGTCACCGCGAGGTGCGCGTCGCGGATGGTCCCGTTAACCCGATCCGCGTCGACGCCGCTTCGTTCCCGTCCGGGCTGGTGGACGCAGAGCCCCTCGAACACGCAGTTGTCCCGCCTGCTCGCCTGGATGGCGGCACCCGTGGCGGCCGCGCCGGTGATGACCACGTTCTCGACGGTGAACGACTCCCCCATGCGGAGGAGGCCGCCGGTCGGCTCCTTGATGCGGATCGCGTTGACGCCGTCGGCGTCGACGCGGATGCGGGTGTTCCGGAGCGTCGCCGACTCCAGTTCCGAGGAGAACGTCACGGCGCCGTCGCTGAACGAGACGTCGAGCAGTTCGACGAGGCAGTCCTCGACGAGGATGCCCTTGCCGCCGCGCAGGCGGATCCCGCGCATGTTCCTGAACCCGTTGCGGGCCTCGTCGCACCTGACGTGGACGCCGCGGACGAGGCTCCCGGCGTCGGCGTTCACCCGGACGCTCGCCACCTCGTTGTTGGCGTAGTAGCCGCCGAGCACCCGCACGCGTCCCTCCGGCGGGTCGGCGTACAGGCCGTTGTCGGAGAACCCCTCGATGCGGCAGTCGACGAAGGAGATGTCCCCGCGCGTGTCGTCGCCGACCTCGCACCCCGTGATGGGCCACTTGACCACCGCGCCGTCGGGGAGGTGGAGCCGTTCGACCCGCCCGACTCCGTCCGGGCTGGTGACGTCCACCCGGACCGTGTCCGTGTCCACGTCCTGCCTACCCCGGACGGTGACGTTCCGGAGGTTCAGTTCGTGGTCGACGCGGGCGACGATCGGCCGGCCGCCGGTCCGCTTCGCGCGGAAGTCGAACTCGAGCCCGTCGACGAGCAGGCGGGAGGCCGTCCCGGGGGTGCCGAGCGTGAACAGTTCGTCGTCGAACCCCTGCGGGGGGACGATCGTCGCCCCGTCGGCCACCAGGCCGAACAGCGAGAACTCCGTGAACGACCACTGCTCCTCCATCCGATAGCGCCCGGGCGGGAGGTACAGCATCCGGTTGTTCGCCGCGGCGTCGTCGAGGACGGGACCGAGCGGCTCGGTGCCGAACGGGTCGGCGCCGTGTTCCCCCAAGTTGCGGATCTCGCCGAACCCCCACGCGTCGGCGACGGCTTCCAGGTCGGGCTGGTCGGCCGGCGTCGGCTCGTCCCAGGGGTCGAGGGAGCGCCCACCACAGCCGGCGAGCCCCGCCGTCGCCGCCGCTGCTGTCGCCAGCAGCGTTCGTCTGCGCATATGGCTAACGACGACACCCTCGTGGGATTGTTATAACATCCGTACCGCCGGACGACGGCCAGTAGCGGCGTCCTGCGCGGCTCGGCTTCGACTTGCGGCGGGCGACGAGCGTGAGAAACGTCCGAGTACGAGGACGCCCGGTTCGAACCGTCGAACTGCGGTTTCGGTCCCGACGCCCGGACGGCGGACGGGACGTCAGGGCCCGATTCGACGTGTAACGGTCGGTATCCTCCCCTTACTACCGCGACGAGGCCAGAGAACGACGCCTGGGTTCTGCACCCGGTTCCGGGACGGTCGACGTGGGCTGTTCCCGCCCGGCCGGCGCGTCGGTCGCCGTCGGGGGTGGTCGGTGTTGCCGACGTGGCCGGCCTTACACCATCGTCTCGAGTTCGCAGACGACGTCGGGGTCCGCGACGATGAACGCGTTCTCCCGGAGCAGGTCCTCGTCCGAGGGGAGAACGAGCACGTTCCGCCCGTCCGAGGAGTGCAGCACGTCCAGCTCCAGGAGCTGGTACCCGAGATCCGACTCGGGGTCCGGGTTGCGCGGGAGCAGCTCCAGGTCCCGGAGGCGGCCGCCGCTCGTCTTAGGCATGGCGGCTGAACTCGACGCTGGACGCGTCCTCGCTCGAGTCTTCGCTCGATCCGTCACCACCCGACTCGTCGCCCTCCTGTTGGCTGCCGCCGGCCGACCCGCCCGAGTTCCACGGGCCGACGCCGGAGCCGACGCCCTTGATCTCGTCCGCGGAGGGGTAGCCGGTCAGTTCGCCGGGGGTGGGGAACGAGGCGTCGCCGTCCGACGTGACGCCGGACCCGCCGAACTCGGCGTCGATCTCGTGGTTCCCCGAGCCGACGGCGACGCAGTTCTCGACCGTCAGGTCGAGGTCGCCGCCCGTCTCGTCCACGAGGAGGGGGTTCTCCGTCTCGTTGTAGAACGCGCAGTTGCGGATCTCGACGGTCGAACCGGGTGCGTCGTCCTCGATCTCGATCGGGTTGCCCGCGCCCTCGACGTCGAGGTAGACGAAGTAGCAGTCCTCGATGACGAACGTCCCCGGGTGGCGGATGCGGAGGCCGCGCGCGTTCGCGGAGTTGGTGTCGTCGCTCGGGATCTCGCCCGTGACGGCGATCAGGCAGTTCCGGACGTGACTAGTCTTCCCGCTGCTGGTGCCGTCGCGGTGGCCGACGCGGATGCCGGCGATGTTGTTGTTCACCGCCGCGCAGTTCTCGATCGTCACCGGGGGCTTGTCGACGTACGCCCCGTTGTTGGCCATGGACCCCCAGGCGGAGTTCCGGATCGTCACGCGCTCGTCGCCGCCGGAGTCGGTGTACAGCGCGCGGTCCTCGCTCTGCTGGCCGCCCTCGGGCCAGATGAACCCGTCGAGCGTCGCGCCGGGGGACAGGTCGAGCCCGGCCTTCGGCTCGGGGTTCTTCCCGCGGACGACGACGTTCTCGAGGGTCCCCTCCACGGTTCCCTGCATCGTCCCGGACTCGAGGTTCAGCACCACGTCGCCCTCCGACCCGCCGCCGACCAGCGCCGCGTCGGAGCCGATCTCGAGCTCCTCGCCCTCCCACGCGTACTTGCCGGGCTCGATGGTGGTCTTCCCGTCGGGGCTGAGCGGCAGCGAGGACTCCTGGGCGGCCGCGCCGCCCGTGGCGACGCCGACGGTCCCCAGCGTGGCGGCGGCGGCGGCCGCCCCCTTCAGCAGCGAGCGCCGCGACGTGGTCCCCGTTCGACCCCGTTTGGAGGGCGTACCGCTCCCGTTCGACTGGTCGGTAACCGCTTCCTTCTCCCCTGCATCGTCGATGTGGCTTGGCGCCATGCCTGGTAGGACGGTGTTTACCGAAAAGGGGTTTCGACCACCTCGAACTCGCTCGTGGATAGGAAGGTCCTACTTGGGGTCCGTTGGTTACCACGTCACCGCCACTCCGCTGTCGGCTCCCGTTGGTACGCGGTAGCGTCGATTTAATTACGCGCGATGGAAAAATGACCGCAACCGATGGGCCGATTCCGCGGAGTAAGACCCCCTTTCCGACGGTGGCGCCGGAAGTAGGGCGTCCGACGGGCCTCAAACGCCGAGTAAGAGCCCGTTACCGCCGAAACGGCGGGGGGTGGTCGCCACACTGCCGACTTACTGGCCCGACCTACCGGCCGCCCGGACGGCAGTGTCCGTATAACAATTGTGGCGGGGTAGGTGGAGGGAGCCGTGAGCCGACACGACGACGACGGACTCCGGACCTTACTCGTGGGGCTCGACGGCGCGTGCCTGCCGGTGGTCGATCCGCTGATCGACGACGGTCGGCTCCCCGTGCTCGCGGACCTGCTGGAGCGCGGCGCCTCGGGCCCACTCGAGTCGCAGATCCCCCCGTGGACGCCCAGCGCCTGGCCGTCGCTGTACACGGGCACGAACCCCGGGAGCCACGGCGCGTTCGACTTCCTGACGTTCGACGGCTACGACTGGGACGTCGTGAACCGGTCGCACGTCCGGGAACACGCCATCTGGGAACTCCTCTCCGAGCACGACCGCACGAGCGTCGTGGTCAACGTCCCCGTCACCGCGCCGCCGCCGGCGTTCGACGGGGCGCTCGTTCCCGGGTACGTCGGGCCCGAGTCGCCGCCGACACACCCCGAGGGGTTGATCGAGGACCTCCGCGAGGAGCTGGGCGAGTACCGCGTCTACGCGCCCCGCGGCGTGGAGGGCGACGAGCAGATCGAGTGGTACCGACGGCTTACTCGCATGCGCGGGGCGGCGTTCCGCCACCTCGCGGATCGGTTCGACCCGGAGTTCGGCTTCCTCCAGTTCCAGCAGACCGACACGGTGTTCCACGAGCGACCGGAGGACGACGAGGCCGTCAACGCCGTCTACGAGACGGTCGACGAGGAGCTGGGGGCCGTCCTCGACGCCTGCGACCCGGAGACGGTGTTCGTCGTCAGCGACCACGGGATCGGCCCGTACCGCGACGAGGAGTTCCGCGTCAACGAGTTCCTCCGCGAGCGCGGCTTCGTGGCCACGACGCGGGGGGAGGGCGGGATGCCGTCCTGGGGCGCCCTCGGGCCGGAGAACCTCGGCGAGGACGGGGGAGAGGGCGATGACGATCGGTCGCTGGCCGAGCGCGCCGTCGCGACCGCGGCCGCCCACGGGCTGACGAGCCAGCGCATCGAGGCCATCCTCTCGCGGCTCGGGCTGGCGGACCTGGCGCTGAAGCTCGTCTCGACGGACACGGTCAGGG
Protein-coding sequences here:
- a CDS encoding alkaline phosphatase family protein translates to MTTITIGLDGANWDLIGDWLDGGDLPNLQRLIDDGIGGVSESCLPPLTVPNWKCYATGKNPGKLDVFRFDRIDTENREHVFHDATDFKSGELWDYLNADGMSAGVINKPSTYPPKDIDGFVVAGGPDASEGTYRSLDTDFATPPDVEEFLREELDYRVHPSPMISPTETGEAEVEAVLDLVDLRFEAARKLLEREEPDFLHLTVFYSMALQHYFWDEEPVYRAWQRIDEHIGRFLDDEEDHDILVMSDHGTCEVETVFYINAWLAERGYLTVDAGVDSALQSLGITKERALSVAKRLGMVETLSEVVPERVQRMVPWEEGVKRDRVLSVVDWDATTAVASNQGPIYLNVPEDDPRYEDLRDELIEELEGLRHPETGQRIVRSVQRGEEYYEGEYADNAPDLILDQGENVHTSDAIGPDSWYASEGVWRGGNMPEGVFLFSGPSFRSEGLGERARIVDLAPTLLHAMGASVPTDMDGTVLDVFEPGSDPAERGIATRPPLDAERDASEGGGEEMEQRLADLGYLE
- a CDS encoding nucleotide sugar dehydrogenase; the protein is MTTRSEVRSLYGTDLDDDARRAAFVNGEVPVAVYGLGKMGLPLATVYAETCGNVTGVDVDPDVVAAVEAGECHVEREPGLPEAVSAVSEAGALTATTDPAAAARDASVHVVIVPTLVTEANEPDLSTLEAAVEGVASGLYPGDLVVVESTVPPGTCRDVVLPLLERESGLRRGEFGLAFCPERTSSGRALRDVRGAHPKVVGGVDAESTRCARTIYEELVDNEVLPVSDATTAEAVKVFEGLYRDVNIALANEAARFTDELDIDTREAIATANTQPFCDIHTPGPGVGGHCIPYYPYFLINWLETAAPLLETARGVNDAMPDFVAAKVAEGLQADGTALDDARVLVLGLTYRAGVKETRASPALGVCSALSDHGAEVLAADPLVDAEGFDADDVPLEEIYDRDVDAVALVTDHPEFDAVDWPAFDDGLVVVDGRDVVDLGGADHRLYTVGRGWE
- a CDS encoding Gfo/Idh/MocA family protein, translating into MSDPLAAGVIGVGSMGRNHARVYSELPDVDLVGVADLDTQAARGVADDYGSVARDAGDLLEDADLVSVAVPTAAHPAMLERAIDAGTHALVEKPYVDDLQRGRELAERARDEGLVLQVGHIERFNPAVRALADVLPNIDVLAVDAQRLGPPRQREVADSAVFDLMIHDIDIVCSLLDDAPVSVDAAGVDGNRYATATCRFEDGVIANLTASRVTQRKVRKLGITARECRVCVDYMNQSVEIHRHTAPAYVENDGTVRERVESVVERPTVENGEPLKAELESFAAAVRNGSEPVVTAEDGLRAVEVARRIDDIAAGRRREEREKEVAS
- a CDS encoding DegT/DnrJ/EryC1/StrS family aminotransferase encodes the protein MIPIADPRIGEEEREGVQRVLDSGQLADGEEVRRFEDEFADFCGAGHGVATTNGTTALHAAFEALGIGEGDAVVTTPFSFVASANAVRHAGAEPVFADIDPATFTLDPREVERVVRERDDVAAILAVHLYGLPAELDRLREIADEHDLALVEDAAQAHGAEYDRRRVGSFGDAACFSFYPTKNMTTGEGGMVTTDRADVAERVARFADHGRTSGYEHAEVGHNFRMTSLCAAIGRAQLPKLVDYTIARRGHAAYLSKRLADAGVITPNEPSRTRHVYHQYTIRYDDRDGLRDHLSDAGVGTGIYYPTPIHQQPAYADVDADCPVAERAADQVLSLPVHPELSTDDLRTICEAVESYANGDAPEPTADTGRGNA
- a CDS encoding acyltransferase, with the protein product MTNATIGDGAEIHPNVTLGDPDGSMPTIERGATIRRGTVVYGDVTIGEGFTTGHDALVREDTVIGDDVLVGTRAVIDGGSTVGDEVSIQTGAYLPTNTTVGDRVFVGPGAVLTNDDYPLREEVELEGPTLEDDATVGANATVLPGVTIGERAFVAAGAVVTEDVPADTLAVGSPAEHQPLPERLQGGNTVR
- a CDS encoding class I SAM-dependent methyltransferase — translated: MHTREQGEVPAVSHYGSDGVVDRYVSLREDGLFEQEREALERGFFDADAPVLDLGCGAGRTTAAIAERGYDVVGVDISAPMVRAAEAATDATCLTADATQLPFRDGAFGTVLFSYNGLDDLYPESSRYAALGEINRVLADDGLFVFSAHNSRRLALVYPPTPAELRETAAFWARNLADGRIGTPYKRVEGVRGVYPVYHITPPAQRRQLRSFGFEPLTTLGRTGTLSRLFGPTVYYVARKGTA
- a CDS encoding right-handed parallel beta-helix repeat-containing protein, which produces MAPSHIDDAGEKEAVTDQSNGSGTPSKRGRTGTTSRRSLLKGAAAAAATLGTVGVATGGAAAQESSLPLSPDGKTTIEPGKYAWEGEELEIGSDAALVGGGSEGDVVLNLESGTMQGTVEGTLENVVVRGKNPEPKAGLDLSPGATLDGFIWPEGGQQSEDRALYTDSGGDERVTIRNSAWGSMANNGAYVDKPPVTIENCAAVNNNIAGIRVGHRDGTSSGKTSHVRNCLIAVTGEIPSDDTNSANARGLRIRHPGTFVIEDCYFVYLDVEGAGNPIEIEDDAPGSTVEIRNCAFYNETENPLLVDETGGDLDLTVENCVAVGSGNHEIDAEFGGSGVTSDGDASFPTPGELTGYPSADEIKGVGSGVGPWNSGGSAGGSQQEGDESGGDGSSEDSSEDASSVEFSRHA
- a CDS encoding alkaline phosphatase family protein is translated as MSRHDDDGLRTLLVGLDGACLPVVDPLIDDGRLPVLADLLERGASGPLESQIPPWTPSAWPSLYTGTNPGSHGAFDFLTFDGYDWDVVNRSHVREHAIWELLSEHDRTSVVVNVPVTAPPPAFDGALVPGYVGPESPPTHPEGLIEDLREELGEYRVYAPRGVEGDEQIEWYRRLTRMRGAAFRHLADRFDPEFGFLQFQQTDTVFHERPEDDEAVNAVYETVDEELGAVLDACDPETVFVVSDHGIGPYRDEEFRVNEFLRERGFVATTRGEGGMPSWGALGPENLGEDGGEGDDDRSLAERAVATAAAHGLTSQRIEAILSRLGLADLALKLVSTDTVRAGTERVDFERSTAYMRSRTELGIRINLAGREPNGTVSPAEYPSVRDDVVDELASARTPDGDPVFSEVGPREEFFEGEYIDDAADIIAVPDEFDTFLTASLRGDLFGPTSETWNHKRDGLVAAVGAGVDADGSVEGAHLFDVAPTVLSALGVPPSDRMDGGPLPVVDPVPPDEYPPYVATGTRRTDDDDVEQRLADLGYLDDS